The Pseudomonadota bacterium genome contains the following window.
GGCGCGTCGTCCCCGCGCTTCTCGCGGTATACGCCTGGCTCCAGATCTTCGGCTGGTTGCTGCTTCCGGTAAGGGCGTCTGACACACTGGTTCGCCTGGCTCCCTTCACCGTATTCGAGAACGTCGCGCCCCTGGCGCCCGGCGCGGGCAGCGGCCCGATCTGCGTGACGCCCATCTTGCCCGCCCCGCCGTCGCATCGTCGCGAGGCCTTCGTCGAGATGATGGCGCAGATGTGTCAGGCTGTGAAGCAGAAGGCCTGGTTCTTCGTGGGGCTCACGCCTCACAGCTACGTGGCCTACCACCACGACGGCTTCGGCACGGTGGCCGGCTTCACCGATCTGCCCATCGCCATCGTTCCCCTGAACGCTCCCCAAGGCACAGCGACGCTCCCCCCGTACACCCCCTGGCCCGCGTTTTTCGTGGGGCTGCAGGGCGACTACCCGATCACAGGATCGGAGAAGCTCGCGCTCAAGTACTTCGACGACGCCGTGGGCAAGCACCCCCCCGTGCGCCTGCAGCTGTTCGCGGCCTGGGCGTTCACCCCGGACTTCCGCATGCTCATCTATCGCGTCTGGCCGCAGAGCGCCACGCCGCAGGCAGATGATGGAGGCGCCACGACGTCGGAGGCCTCGCCGTCTCCCTGAGCGGCGCCCCCCGCGACGTTCAGCGCTTGCGTGGAGATGGCGAGGGAGGCGCGACCTCACCGGGCACCTGCAGATGATCGTGCTCGGGCGGCTTCTGCGGAGTGGGCGACTTCTTGGGGGTAGGCGCCTTCGGAACGGGCGAGGGAGGGCAAGGGCGTATCCCACCGGCAGGCATCACGCGGTCAGTCTCTTTGGGCACTGGCCGCGGGGCCTGGATCTTGCCTTGTATGGGAATGTTGTCGGTCTCCGGCGGTGGCGATGCCGGCGTTCGAGACGAAGAGGCGATCGGCTTGGGCGCGGCGACCACAGAGCGCGAGAACATCGCCATCAGCGACGCGCCCACCAGTGCAACCCCGGCCGCGGCCAGATCGGTCAGAAAGACGCGGCGGGGAATGAATCGGGGCGAGGGCGTTCCCTCGGAGGAATCGTGCTCGGGCTCGGTCATGCGAGTGCGCTCCTATTGCTTCTGACAGTCGGCGCTGCCGTGTGCAGTATGCGTCGCGAGACGTGAAGGTTCTATTCCCTGTCGAGCAGATTCGAACATGCCGGAGCGTACCCTGCCTGCCGGCGCTTGGGCACGAAGACGGCGCGCGTGCGTACCGCCAACGGATCAACGCGGGTGCTCAGAGGTCCGGGGGAATGTCAGACCAGAGCTGCGCCGTCCCCTCGAGATAGGCAGAGAACACGGCACGCGGGCCGGGGGGCAGGCTCTGGGCGGCAATGCAGGCCTTGTCGAGCAGGCTGGCCTCGGCTTCGAGCTGACGCTTGTACTTCTGCGGGGTGAGGTCAGGCACGGCGGGGTTCGGAAACTCGGGAAGATCGCGATGCCGAGACCTGAACGAAGCGACCAGGGGAAAGGGCGCGCTGTCACACGTCTGTCCCCAGCACGCCAGGCTCTGGGCCTCGACGTCTGCGATCTCGGCGCGCTCACGAGGACGCGCGTGCAGGTACATGGTGCCGCCGCCCTCATACGCATACAAGACCTCGAGGCGTTTGGCGACCCAGCGGTTGGCGCTCTTCACGGCGTCCTGCAGGCTCGTGGCGTCTTGCGACCCGAGGTCGCCGCGCTCGACGAGGTTTGCGGCTTCACGCACGCGCGTGTAGCTGAGCGCGGCGGCGTCGACCGTGTCCTCGCTCCAGCCGTGCAGGTGGGTGTAGGCGTCGATGTAGGTCTTCAGCCCCATGTGGAGGATCTCGCCATGCGAAGGCTCTTCATCCGGAACGCAGGGCGTGGTCGGGGCAACGCTACCCGACAGAGAGGCGCGAAGCGTTGAGATCATGGCGAGACGGTCCTTTCAGGGGAGCAATGCTTGGAGTCCCTCACCCTCAATTGTACGAAGACGCATGAAAGTGATCATGACGAAACGTGCAATGTGCGTGAAACCGACGGCTGCTGTCTCGCACCCAGCACAGGCCGCCAGACGCTCAGCGGCCAGCGTCAGGCCAGCGCCGGCCCTCCCAGCGAGAGCATCGCTCCGCGACGCGTGGTGATGACGAAGGCCTCCTCGCCACATCTCGCCTCGTCGGCTTCGTCGGTCTCGAGATCGACGACGTGGAGAACGCATCCATCAGACATGCGCATCACGCGCAGCGACGACGCGCACGCAAGCAGCACGTGGCCGCCATCCCCGGATACACCGAGCGGGAGCTCGCCCGGCGCACAGCCCTGGATGAAGACCACGCGACCCGTGGCGGGCTCGACGATCTCCACCGAAGCGCCTCGGGGAGGACGTATCTGGAAGGGGCTGCGACGCGCGACGAGACGACCGTCTGCGGTGAGCGCCACGCGAGGGCTGGCCCCCTCTGCGTGAAGCGTCGACGCCGCTGCCCCATCGAGGTCGAGGCGCATGAAACCGCCGCTGGCGTCGCGCAGCAGAACGCACGCGGCGTCGTGCTGCGCCTCCCACGAGACCGGCTGAGCGGGCAGCCTCACCGTGCGGCGCACGCCAGGCGACGCCGACGTGATCTCCACCGTCCAGACATCGACTGACTGATAGGCATCGGCCATCTCCCAGTCACGACGCACGGTGAGCACACCCCTCCCCTCGGAACAGGGCAAGGGGGCGGGGAGATGGTCGCGGAGCGCATCAAAGTCGAAGCGAGGAAAAGCATCGGCGCGGCGAAGGGGGCGCACCCCGCAGGTCCAGCGGTCGTTCCCACCCCACTGCGCCGCCAGGACATCTCCCGCGGCCGCCACGGCGTGCTGCCCATCCGGCGCACAGGCCACCAGCGTCGCAGGCTCAGGGAGACGTCCCAGCACATCGGCCGGCATCCCCGACAGCGAGGGCGCGGCAGCGCGCTGCGATGCGCGCAGGGCGCGCGCGTCTCCCGCATCGGAGGCAGGGCGCCACGTGGCGGCCAGATCAACGAGGGGCCCCGCCGCAATGCCTGCGCTGTGCGTCGACGCGAGAGCCTCGACGGGCCCTGCGTCTGCGAGAGGCACCGGGATCCACACGCTGGGCCACGCATCGGCCGCGTAGCGTCCGGGCCAGCCGATGAGGGCTTCGGCGCCGTCGCCGCGCACGTCGAGGAGCACCGGGCAGACGCCCTTGATCCGAACGCACCGCAGCAGCCGACCCTCTGATGTCCACAGCTCGACCCGCGACTCCATGGGTGCGCTCACATGCCGGACCTCGGTCGACAGGAACCGGACCACCCGCCCGCCAGACAGCGCGACGATGCGGCTGTCACCGTGATCGGTGTCCGGGTGCGTGCGCAGAAGATCGAGCGGACGCGTCCAGGGCAGGGCGGGAGCCACGAGCCTCGGCTCCCCGTCTCCCTCCCAGTCGAAGCCGAGCACACGCCCACCCGATTCGAGCACGGCGTATCCGCCGCCATCCGGGAACGCCGCAAGTCCGCGCACCGGCCACGCGGTCACCCAGGGCGCGGCGGGGCGAAGAGACCGCAGCAGCAGATCACCTTGTGCCTTCATTCGTCCCTCCTTCTGCCGACGCGCTCAAGGGCCTGCGCCGGTGAACGGGGCTGAAAGCAAAAGAGCCTGGGCGCAAGGCCAGGCTCTTGAGACTGGTACCGAAGATCGGGCTCGAACCGATACTCTCTCGCGAGAACGGGTGTTTGAGACCCGCGCGTCTGCCAATTCCGCCACTTCGGCGTGGAGTGCAAGCAGTATAGCACCGTGCCCCATGGAGCGTCAAACTCGACGGCACCGCCTGTGATGACCCAAGGCCGGCGCGCTTTCAGGGGGCACAGACCCGCCCTGTGCGCCTCTGCGAGAACGGCCGAGAAGGCCGACCTCGGCCCAGAAGGATGGCTTGACGTGCGGCTTTCGGCCGCGCTTCAAGCCAGCGCCGTCTTGCGCGCCCCGCGATGCGCCAGGGCGATGGCCAGGGTGCGGCGGATGGGCTCGGCGGCTCCCCACAGCAGCTGGTCGCCCACGGTGAACGCGGTGAGGTACTGCGGCCCCATCTGCATCTTGCGCAGACGACCGATGGCGATGTCGAGGGTTCCCGAGACCGCCGCGGGGGTGAGGCGCGCCAGGGTCTCGGCCCGATCGTTGGGCACGAGCCTCACCCACGGGTTGGCCGTGGCGATGAGCGTCTCGATCTCAGGCAATGGCAGGTCTCGGGTGAGCTTGATGGTGAGCCCCTGGCTGTGGCAGCGCATGACGCCCACGCGCACGCACTCGCCGTCGACGGCGATGGGCGAGGCCGAGCGGCCGAGAATCTTGTTGGTCTCGACCATGCCCTTCCACTCCTCGCGGGTCTGGCCGTTCTCGAGCCCCTTGTCGATCCAGGGGATGAGGTTGACGGCGAGCGGAGCGCCGAAGCACTGGGTGGGGAAGCTGTCACCGCGCACGTCAGCAATGACGTGACGATCGAGCTCGAGCGCGTTGAGGGCTGGCTGCTCGAGCAGGTCGTGGGCGCTGGTGGAGATGGCGGCCATCTGCTTCACGAGCTCGATCATGTTGGCGGCGCCCGCGCCAGAGGCGGCCTGGTAGGTCATGCTCGAGATCCACTCGATGAGCCCCTCGCGGAAGAGG
Protein-coding sequences here:
- the asd gene encoding aspartate-semialdehyde dehydrogenase; amino-acid sequence: MSTRVGFIGWRGMVGSVLMERMRAENDFEGLDATFFTTSSVGATAPVQGAPPLQDARDLSALAALDILVSCQGGDYTAEIYPKLRAAGWQGVWIDAASTLRMADDAIIVLDPINRDIIERGLDSGIKTFAGGNCTVSLMMLALHGLFREGLIEWISSMTYQAASGAGAANMIELVKQMAAISTSAHDLLEQPALNALELDRHVIADVRGDSFPTQCFGAPLAVNLIPWIDKGLENGQTREEWKGMVETNKILGRSASPIAVDGECVRVGVMRCHSQGLTIKLTRDLPLPEIETLIATANPWVRLVPNDRAETLARLTPAAVSGTLDIAIGRLRKMQMGPQYLTAFTVGDQLLWGAAEPIRRTLAIALAHRGARKTALA